Proteins encoded by one window of Aptenodytes patagonicus chromosome 11, bAptPat1.pri.cur, whole genome shotgun sequence:
- the LOC143165729 gene encoding metallothionein-1, with protein MDSQDCPCATGGTCTCGDNCKCKNCKCTSCKKGCCSCCPAGCAKCAQGCVCKGPPSAKCSCCK; from the exons ATGGACTCCCAGGACTGCCCTTGCGCCACGG gTGGCACCTGCACCTGCGGGGACAACTGCAAATGCAAAAACTGCAAATGCACATCGTGCAAAAAAG gctgctgctcctgctgcccggcaGGATGTGCCAAGTGTGCACAGGGCTGCGTCTGCAAGGGGCCCCCCTCCGCCAAGTGCAGCTGCTGCAAATAG